From a region of the Verrucomicrobiia bacterium genome:
- a CDS encoding sigma-54 dependent transcriptional regulator codes for MAKVLLVDDELTMVQMVADLLREDGHEVFPFTNLAAAVAGLTTHQPDLVVTDLYLDKTNAHGLEIIKKARALSPPAVVIVITGYGSIDTAVDAMRNGAFDYLEKPFKVDELRMCIQRGLSYSTAVSETTFLRRQLKKKYHFSQIVGASAPMQDVFKLIERVANTDSTVLVLGESGTGKELVARSLHFNSRRQHAPFVPINCSALPEALLESELFGHRRGAFTGAIADKKGLFQEADGGTIFLDEVGSMSPLLQSRLLRVLQEKEVRRVGDNVPAYVDVRVVAAANEPLEIRIKEGTFREDLYYRLNVIPIHLPALRERTDDIPLLVAHFLKQKARGAIGEPFKVSRRAMEVLLAHQWPGNVRELENAIERATTLCETNILRLGDLPPSLLAKTGASPEQDTDLETATLPQVNEPTASLQTAGGTNGSLTETATTRPLDAIKPLKNYLREQEQSYLNRVMEATGGDKEQAALVLGVSLATLYRKLSGDDREP; via the coding sequence ATGGCAAAAGTGCTTCTCGTTGATGATGAGCTGACCATGGTTCAAATGGTCGCCGACCTTCTTCGGGAAGACGGCCATGAGGTATTCCCCTTTACCAACCTCGCGGCAGCCGTGGCGGGTTTGACGACCCACCAGCCGGACTTGGTGGTGACCGACCTTTACCTCGACAAGACCAACGCCCACGGCTTGGAAATCATCAAAAAAGCCCGGGCGCTCAGCCCACCGGCGGTCGTCATCGTCATCACCGGCTACGGTTCCATTGACACCGCGGTGGATGCGATGCGGAACGGTGCATTCGACTACTTGGAGAAACCGTTCAAGGTCGATGAACTGCGGATGTGCATTCAGCGGGGACTGTCTTACAGCACGGCCGTCAGCGAAACCACCTTCCTGCGGCGCCAGCTCAAAAAGAAATACCATTTCAGCCAGATCGTGGGTGCTTCGGCCCCCATGCAGGATGTGTTCAAGCTTATCGAACGGGTGGCCAACACAGACAGCACCGTGTTGGTGCTGGGCGAAAGCGGCACCGGCAAAGAACTCGTCGCCCGCTCCCTCCACTTCAACAGCCGCCGCCAGCACGCGCCGTTCGTCCCCATCAACTGCTCGGCCCTGCCCGAAGCGCTGCTGGAATCGGAATTGTTCGGCCACCGGCGCGGTGCGTTCACCGGCGCGATTGCAGATAAAAAGGGACTTTTCCAAGAGGCGGATGGGGGAACGATTTTCTTGGACGAAGTCGGCTCCATGTCACCGTTGCTGCAAAGCCGTTTGCTGCGCGTCCTGCAGGAAAAGGAAGTCCGCCGGGTGGGCGACAACGTGCCCGCCTATGTCGATGTGCGGGTCGTGGCCGCCGCCAACGAGCCGCTCGAAATCCGCATCAAAGAAGGCACTTTTCGGGAGGATCTTTATTACCGCCTGAATGTGATTCCCATTCATCTGCCCGCCCTGCGCGAGCGCACGGATGACATCCCGCTCCTCGTCGCCCATTTTCTCAAGCAAAAGGCCCGGGGCGCCATCGGTGAGCCCTTCAAAGTTTCCCGGCGGGCCATGGAAGTGTTGCTGGCCCACCAATGGCCCGGCAACGTGCGCGAACTGGAGAACGCCATCGAGCGCGCCACAACCCTTTGCGAGACAAACATCCTCCGGCTGGGCGATCTCCCGCCCTCGCTGCTGGCCAAAACCGGCGCCTCTCCCGAACAAGACACGGACTTGGAAACGGCGACGCTCCCGCAGGTGAACGAGCCGACCGCCTCACTCCAAACGGCAGGTGGCACCAACGGTTCGCTGACAGAAACAGCCACCACCCGGCCGCTGGACGCGATCAAACCCCTGAAAAACTACCTGCGCGAACAGGAGCAGTCGTATCTAAATCGCGTCATGGAAGCCACCGGCGGCGATAAGGAACAGGCCGCCCTAGTTTTGGGGGTCAGCCTGGCAACGCTCTACCGCAAGCTCTCCGGCGACGACCGGGAACCGTGA
- a CDS encoding immunoglobulin domain-containing protein: MKTTRWMNFCQFVQRTRRALDVPTMLQARTGLGVGLMLLAIGAGAAPTITVQPVGGQAATNESFAMSVQATGTATVTYQWTRNGGDLSAATNATLLLTNLTTSQAGTYAVRVTDSGTTVTSSNAFLVIRSQPRLLTTGVISGGGQAQVEIQLRANGREHAVSFSLGYLTNVLANPVFTPTYPGAGATVDATAASNGLVGVTWQLPAGVMLTNGPVSLGYFTFDFTGGNNPFAGGLYFTNAPTDLAATDTNGLDLVLPAAVLPSAEVLGTPTLNRQSGLFEQSVMLGNGGPVLLTNAQLLVYGLGNDSLSNAITLFNAQRYASQDWNADGAFEPVPFVQVSSLTNGETRLLTLEYYVGDHITIPAPGVLTLASNAWTFVPPAGNPLAVTRALYTNGVFLIEFNTLTNRHYFIQYADTPADLMDSATVQTAFPAVTGTGSRMQWIDNGPPKTASPPTNGSRFYRVLLQGQ; the protein is encoded by the coding sequence GTGAAGACGACACGTTGGATGAATTTCTGTCAGTTCGTGCAGCGGACACGGCGGGCCCTGGATGTGCCGACGATGCTTCAGGCCAGGACCGGACTGGGCGTCGGCTTGATGCTGTTGGCCATCGGCGCCGGCGCCGCGCCCACCATCACCGTTCAGCCCGTGGGTGGGCAGGCGGCCACCAATGAATCGTTTGCGATGAGCGTGCAGGCCACCGGCACGGCCACGGTCACCTACCAATGGACCCGGAACGGCGGCGACCTCAGTGCCGCCACCAACGCCACGTTGTTGCTGACCAATCTCACCACCAGTCAGGCCGGAACGTATGCCGTCCGCGTGACCGACAGCGGCACCACGGTAACCAGCTCGAACGCCTTTTTGGTGATCAGGTCCCAACCGCGCCTCCTGACGACCGGCGTGATTTCCGGCGGCGGCCAGGCCCAGGTGGAAATCCAGTTGCGCGCCAACGGCCGGGAGCATGCCGTGTCTTTCTCGCTGGGCTACCTCACCAACGTGCTTGCGAATCCGGTGTTCACGCCCACCTATCCGGGAGCCGGGGCCACCGTCGATGCTACGGCAGCAAGCAACGGACTCGTTGGCGTGACCTGGCAACTGCCCGCAGGCGTCATGCTGACCAACGGCCCGGTTTCACTCGGCTACTTCACCTTCGATTTCACCGGTGGCAACAATCCGTTCGCCGGCGGATTGTATTTCACCAATGCACCAACCGATCTGGCCGCCACGGACACCAACGGGCTGGACTTGGTGCTGCCCGCCGCCGTCCTGCCCTCGGCCGAAGTGCTCGGCACGCCCACGCTGAACCGGCAGTCCGGCCTGTTCGAGCAATCAGTGATGCTGGGCAACGGCGGACCGGTGTTGTTGACGAACGCTCAACTGCTCGTTTACGGGCTGGGCAACGATTCGCTCTCGAACGCGATCACCTTGTTCAACGCGCAACGCTACGCCAGCCAGGACTGGAACGCGGACGGCGCTTTTGAACCGGTTCCTTTTGTGCAGGTCAGCAGTTTGACCAACGGCGAAACGCGGCTGCTCACGCTGGAATACTACGTGGGCGATCACATCACGATCCCGGCACCGGGGGTGCTGACGCTGGCGAGCAACGCGTGGACATTTGTGCCACCAGCGGGAAACCCACTGGCCGTAACCCGCGCACTCTATACGAATGGCGTGTTCCTGATTGAGTTCAACACGTTGACGAACCGGCACTACTTCATCCAATACGCCGACACGCCCGCGGATTTGATGGACAGCGCCACCGTGCAGACGGCCTTTCCCGCCGTAACCGGCACCGGCAGCCGCATGCAATGGATCGACAACGGGCCGCCGAAGACGGCTTCGCCGCCCACCAACGGCAGCCGGTTTTATCGCGTGCTGCTCCAAGGCCAGTGA
- a CDS encoding ketose-bisphosphate aldolase — MPLTHTRDLFAKALKGKYALGAFNVNNMELIQAIVEACEEEKAPLILQISKGARQYANPVYLKKLIEAAVSLSTVPIAVHLDHGDTFDLCKQCIDEGFTSVMIDASHEPFEKNAEITRKVVEYAHKHNCSVESELGHLVGAQFDEGEEGGAHSTSGHYTEPDEAVKFVKETGCDSLAVAIGNSHGAYKFKGTQHLDLERLKLIKKALMDAGMGDYPLVLHGASSVPQHLVTEVNKYGGKMPDAQGVPEADIEVARRVGCTKVNIDTDLRIAMTAGIRKVFSENPKEFDPRKYLGPARQAVKDLVRHKVKNVLCCAGHAFD; from the coding sequence ATGCCATTGACTCATACTCGCGACCTGTTCGCCAAGGCGCTTAAAGGCAAATACGCCCTCGGTGCTTTCAACGTCAACAACATGGAGCTCATCCAGGCGATCGTCGAAGCCTGCGAGGAGGAAAAGGCACCGCTCATTCTCCAGATTTCGAAGGGGGCACGACAATACGCCAACCCGGTTTACCTCAAAAAGTTGATCGAAGCGGCCGTCAGTCTCTCCACCGTCCCGATTGCGGTTCACCTGGACCATGGCGACACGTTCGATCTCTGCAAGCAGTGCATCGACGAAGGCTTTACCAGCGTCATGATCGACGCCTCCCACGAGCCGTTTGAGAAAAATGCGGAAATCACCCGCAAAGTCGTGGAATACGCTCACAAGCACAATTGCTCCGTCGAGTCTGAACTCGGCCACCTGGTCGGCGCCCAGTTCGACGAAGGCGAAGAGGGCGGCGCCCATTCCACCAGCGGCCATTACACCGAACCTGATGAAGCCGTCAAATTCGTCAAGGAAACGGGCTGCGATTCGCTGGCCGTCGCCATCGGCAACAGCCACGGCGCTTACAAGTTCAAGGGCACCCAGCACCTCGACTTGGAGCGCCTCAAGCTCATCAAAAAAGCATTAATGGATGCCGGCATGGGCGATTATCCGCTCGTTTTGCACGGTGCCTCCAGCGTCCCGCAACACCTTGTCACCGAGGTCAACAAATACGGCGGCAAAATGCCCGACGCGCAAGGCGTGCCCGAAGCCGACATCGAAGTCGCCCGCCGGGTCGGTTGCACCAAGGTCAACATCGACACCGACTTGCGTATCGCGATGACGGCGGGCATCCGCAAGGTGTTCTCCGAAAACCCGAAGGAATTCGATCCGCGCAAGTATCTCGGCCCCGCCCGCCAAGCCGTGAAGGATCTGGTTCGCCACAAGGTGAAGAATGTCCTGTGCTGCGCTGGCCACGCCTTCGACTGA
- a CDS encoding MFS transporter translates to MRLPALLSALESRNYRLFFGGQIVSLIGTWMTQTASLWLVYHLSSSPFLLGVVGFASQIPIFFLAPFAGVWIDRVNRHRLLVGTQAAAMLQSFALAAFALTGTITVTHLVVLSLVQGIINALDMPTRQALVVEFVERKEHLGNAIALNSSLFNLARLVGPALAGFVVAARGPGFCYLVDGLSYVAVIAALLAMRLRERPPRKVAQHPLIELRQGFHYAFGFTPIAALIGLVAAISAVGFSYTVLTPIFARDVFQGDARTLGALMSASGVGALSGALYLSTRRTVRGLGNVITFGGAAMGLGLIGFALSRWLPLSLACLTLTGMGGVLLMASCNTLVQTLVDDDKRGRVMSIYSMAFTGTMPVGNLLVGFGAGRAGTAITLATCGALCIFVAGLFFRSLPRLRAVAAPILARLDTSEIEPVVTPAAKPEAPR, encoded by the coding sequence ATGCGTTTGCCGGCTTTGTTAAGCGCCTTGGAGTCCCGCAACTACCGCCTGTTCTTCGGCGGGCAGATTGTGTCGCTCATCGGCACCTGGATGACGCAAACGGCCTCGCTGTGGCTCGTGTATCACCTGAGTTCCTCGCCGTTTCTGCTCGGGGTGGTGGGGTTTGCCAGCCAGATTCCCATTTTCTTTCTGGCCCCGTTTGCCGGCGTGTGGATCGACCGCGTCAACCGACACCGGCTCCTGGTCGGCACGCAGGCCGCGGCCATGCTGCAGTCCTTTGCGCTGGCGGCGTTCGCGCTCACGGGCACGATCACGGTGACGCATCTCGTTGTGCTGAGCCTGGTGCAGGGAATCATCAACGCGCTCGACATGCCCACCCGCCAGGCCCTGGTGGTGGAGTTTGTCGAGCGCAAGGAACATCTGGGCAATGCCATCGCGTTGAATTCGTCGTTGTTCAACCTGGCCCGGCTCGTGGGCCCGGCCCTGGCGGGCTTTGTGGTCGCCGCGCGCGGGCCGGGATTCTGTTACCTCGTGGACGGCTTGAGCTACGTGGCGGTCATCGCGGCGCTGCTGGCGATGCGCCTGCGGGAACGGCCGCCCCGCAAGGTGGCGCAGCATCCGTTGATCGAGCTGCGACAGGGATTTCATTATGCCTTTGGCTTCACCCCCATCGCGGCGCTCATCGGCCTGGTGGCGGCGATCAGCGCGGTGGGCTTCTCCTACACGGTGCTCACGCCGATTTTTGCCCGGGACGTGTTCCAAGGTGATGCCCGGACGCTGGGGGCGCTCATGTCCGCCTCGGGCGTCGGCGCATTGAGCGGGGCGTTGTATTTGAGCACCCGCCGGACCGTGCGCGGGCTGGGCAATGTAATTACGTTTGGCGGTGCCGCGATGGGTCTGGGATTGATCGGTTTTGCTCTTTCGCGCTGGCTGCCATTGTCGCTCGCATGCCTCACCTTGACGGGCATGGGCGGCGTGCTCCTGATGGCCTCCTGCAATACGCTGGTGCAAACCCTGGTGGACGACGACAAGCGCGGCCGGGTGATGAGCATTTATTCGATGGCGTTCACCGGCACGATGCCGGTGGGCAATCTGCTCGTAGGATTTGGCGCCGGCCGCGCGGGCACGGCCATCACACTGGCCACTTGCGGTGCGCTGTGCATCTTCGTGGCGGGACTGTTTTTCCGGTCACTCCCGCGATTGCGGGCCGTGGCTGCGCCCATTCTGGCCAGGCTGGACACCTCGGAAATCGAGCCGGTGGTGACGCCCGCGGCCAAACCAGAGGCGCCTCGCTGA
- a CDS encoding type II secretion system F family protein encodes MNRNLLVVSIQEKVGKKGKTSGGKVALQDLVIFTRQLATMIDAGLAMVQCLQALADQTQNKVMRDVIKDVCTRVEGGDSFSEALQKHPKVFNRLYFSMVSAGEKGGLLAEILARLATYLENTARLRKKVKSALMYPTIVTVVAIGITTFLLVKVIPVFGEIYSGFGAKLPGPTQFLINLSNFVKSYFLLIFAALGGLIYAWLYFIKTKSGREFWDAKRIKLPIFGPIAHKICLARFSRTLSSLIRSGVPILEVLQIVSQTVGNVVMEKAIRSAASDIERGEGISTALSRHPVFPNMLIRMCTAGEQTGKMDAMLERISDFLDEEIETTLSGLTSLIEPLLIVFLGVVIGGMVICMFLPIFKLSEVVSK; translated from the coding sequence TTGAACCGCAACCTTCTGGTCGTCTCCATCCAAGAGAAGGTCGGCAAGAAGGGCAAGACCAGCGGCGGCAAGGTGGCCCTCCAAGATTTGGTCATTTTCACCCGCCAGCTGGCCACCATGATCGACGCCGGTCTGGCGATGGTTCAATGTCTGCAAGCGCTGGCCGATCAGACGCAAAACAAGGTCATGCGCGACGTCATCAAGGACGTGTGCACGCGCGTCGAAGGTGGCGACAGTTTTTCCGAGGCCCTCCAAAAACACCCCAAGGTGTTCAACCGGCTCTACTTCAGCATGGTGTCCGCGGGTGAAAAGGGCGGTCTGCTGGCGGAGATTCTCGCCCGCCTGGCCACCTATCTCGAAAACACCGCCCGCCTGCGGAAAAAGGTCAAATCCGCCCTGATGTATCCCACCATCGTCACCGTGGTGGCCATCGGCATCACGACCTTTTTGCTGGTGAAGGTGATTCCGGTGTTCGGGGAAATTTACAGCGGCTTCGGCGCGAAACTGCCCGGCCCCACGCAATTCCTGATCAACTTGAGCAATTTCGTGAAGAGTTACTTCCTGCTCATCTTTGCCGCACTGGGCGGACTGATTTACGCGTGGCTCTATTTCATCAAAACCAAGTCCGGCCGGGAATTCTGGGACGCCAAACGCATCAAGCTGCCGATTTTTGGGCCGATTGCCCACAAGATCTGCCTGGCCCGCTTCAGCCGCACCCTCTCCTCGCTGATCCGGAGCGGTGTGCCAATTCTGGAAGTGCTGCAAATTGTCTCCCAGACAGTGGGCAATGTGGTCATGGAAAAGGCCATCCGGAGCGCCGCTTCCGATATTGAGCGAGGCGAGGGCATTTCCACGGCACTGAGCCGGCATCCGGTCTTCCCGAACATGCTGATTCGCATGTGCACGGCCGGTGAGCAAACCGGCAAAATGGACGCCATGTTGGAGCGCATCTCGGACTTTTTGGACGAAGAGATCGAAACCACCCTTTCGGGCCTCACTTCGCTAATTGAACCGTTGTTGATCGTGTTCCTGGGCGTGGTGATTGGCGGCATGGTGATTTGCATGTTCCTGCCCATCTTCAAGCTGAGCGAGGTGGTCAGCAAATAG
- a CDS encoding outer membrane beta-barrel protein — MKINQWTLGLAAVGVVSLASAVKADESTMNAVQTALSSTTISGYVDTSVEWNVGDKDNSLHNAIPFRNGKSDGFNLNVVKLTIEKPMDESEWAAGYKVDLLFGPDAVGYNASLDSSQRQDNYRIGYSASDFGIKQAYVALRTPVGNGIDWKVGVFDTTIGYETFESGNNPNFSRSWGYAIEPTEHTGILATYRVNDIVSVAAGVANTLSPGINNRPDPEYVSGETWHKTYLASVALTAPQDLGFLSGSTLYAGVVGGLNNGGDVEESGADQVNYYAGATLNTPVTGLKAGLAFDYVKNAGGIDKSNQWMLGAYASFQATEKLSLHGRAEYGKAVAMDEHTDGNLTEITGTVQYDLWKNVISRVELRWDEAYVKNDSTDSSVGLFANLIYKF, encoded by the coding sequence ATGAAGATTAACCAATGGACCTTGGGTCTGGCTGCGGTCGGCGTTGTCAGCCTCGCTTCGGCCGTGAAGGCAGACGAGAGCACGATGAACGCAGTGCAGACGGCCCTGTCCTCAACCACCATCAGCGGTTACGTCGATACGTCAGTGGAATGGAACGTCGGTGACAAGGATAACAGCCTTCACAATGCCATTCCGTTCCGCAACGGCAAGAGCGACGGTTTTAACCTGAACGTCGTCAAGCTCACCATCGAAAAGCCGATGGATGAGTCCGAATGGGCCGCTGGTTACAAGGTGGATCTGCTCTTCGGACCGGACGCGGTTGGCTATAATGCCTCTTTGGACTCCAGCCAACGTCAGGACAACTATCGTATTGGTTACAGTGCGTCCGATTTCGGCATCAAGCAGGCCTATGTTGCCCTGCGCACGCCCGTCGGTAACGGCATTGACTGGAAGGTCGGCGTGTTTGACACGACGATTGGCTACGAAACCTTCGAGTCGGGCAATAACCCCAACTTCAGCCGTTCTTGGGGCTATGCCATTGAACCCACTGAACACACCGGTATTCTCGCGACCTATCGCGTGAATGACATCGTTTCGGTTGCCGCTGGTGTGGCCAACACCCTGTCGCCCGGCATCAATAACCGCCCTGACCCTGAATACGTTTCGGGTGAGACCTGGCACAAGACCTACTTGGCGTCGGTCGCGTTGACCGCTCCGCAGGACTTGGGCTTCCTCTCTGGATCGACACTGTATGCGGGCGTCGTGGGTGGTTTGAACAATGGCGGCGATGTTGAAGAGTCTGGCGCCGACCAAGTCAACTACTATGCCGGTGCCACGCTCAATACGCCCGTTACCGGCCTGAAGGCTGGTTTGGCGTTTGATTACGTCAAAAACGCGGGCGGCATCGACAAGTCCAACCAATGGATGCTTGGTGCTTACGCCTCCTTCCAGGCGACGGAGAAACTCAGCCTCCACGGCCGCGCCGAATATGGCAAAGCGGTTGCGATGGATGAGCACACCGATGGCAACCTGACTGAAATCACGGGCACCGTTCAATACGACCTGTGGAAGAACGTCATCAGCCGCGTGGAACTCCGGTGGGATGAAGCTTATGTCAAGAACGATTCTACCGACTCCAGCGTCGGATTGTTCGCCAACTTGATCTACAAGTTCTAA
- a CDS encoding Hsp20/alpha crystallin family protein — MKLVRFQSPLLAAWPAFNRLSDLRQEIDRLFESPLAELAETPSLFAGWTPAIDVYENKENIVIVAELPGMKKEDIDVTLHEGTLSISGERKSESKAEAGETYRTERFFGRFQRTVSLPTPVAADKVKADYKDGILTVTLPKTEEAKPKQINVNVN; from the coding sequence ATGAAACTAGTTCGCTTCCAAAGTCCGTTGCTGGCCGCGTGGCCGGCATTCAATCGTTTGTCTGATCTCCGCCAAGAGATCGACCGCCTCTTCGAATCGCCATTGGCGGAACTGGCGGAAACCCCTTCCTTGTTCGCCGGATGGACACCGGCCATTGATGTGTATGAAAACAAGGAAAACATCGTCATCGTTGCCGAGTTGCCCGGCATGAAGAAGGAGGACATTGACGTCACGCTGCACGAAGGGACGTTGAGCATTTCCGGTGAACGCAAGAGCGAGAGCAAAGCCGAAGCCGGCGAGACGTATCGCACCGAACGGTTCTTCGGCCGCTTCCAGCGCACCGTCAGCCTGCCCACGCCCGTTGCCGCGGACAAGGTGAAGGCTGATTACAAGGATGGCATCCTGACCGTAACCCTGCCAAAGACCGAAGAGGCCAAGCCGAAGCAGATCAATGTCAACGTGAATTGA
- the metF gene encoding methylenetetrahydrofolate reductase [NAD(P)H] yields MQFIRDIFAAKQAAGRPVVSFEFFPTKTDEGERTLMEKTIPALCQLQPDFCSVTYGAGGGTREKTLGIVARIQQDHGLTTMAHLTCVNATAPQTKDILAQARALGISNILALRGDPPGGVGEFQKTEGGFEYSHQLVQLLRELGGFCVGVAGFPEGHIACKEGKRVDWQRLKHKIDCGADFVITQLFFDNTDFYEFRDYLTRSGVKVPIVPGIIPIGSAAQIKRFTALCGAKLPAPLLAELEKRVDDDEACAAFGIEYATRQCADLLRNGAPGIHFYTLNKAAATTAILKNLALA; encoded by the coding sequence GTGCAATTCATCCGCGACATCTTCGCCGCGAAACAGGCCGCGGGGCGGCCGGTCGTTTCCTTCGAGTTTTTCCCCACCAAGACGGACGAGGGCGAGCGCACGCTGATGGAAAAAACCATTCCGGCCCTTTGTCAATTGCAGCCGGATTTTTGCTCCGTGACCTACGGTGCGGGCGGCGGCACGCGCGAAAAGACGTTGGGGATTGTGGCCCGCATCCAACAGGATCATGGCCTGACAACCATGGCCCACCTGACCTGCGTCAATGCGACGGCGCCACAAACCAAGGACATTTTGGCGCAGGCCCGGGCTTTGGGGATCAGCAACATCCTGGCGCTTCGGGGGGATCCTCCGGGCGGCGTGGGCGAGTTCCAAAAAACCGAGGGCGGCTTCGAATATTCCCATCAGTTGGTGCAATTGCTCCGTGAACTCGGCGGATTTTGCGTCGGCGTGGCAGGATTTCCCGAGGGGCACATCGCCTGCAAAGAAGGCAAGCGGGTGGATTGGCAGCGGCTGAAACACAAAATCGACTGTGGTGCTGACTTCGTCATCACGCAGTTGTTCTTCGACAACACGGATTTCTATGAATTTCGAGATTACCTGACCCGGTCCGGGGTGAAGGTTCCCATCGTGCCAGGAATCATTCCCATCGGCAGCGCGGCGCAAATCAAACGCTTTACGGCACTGTGTGGGGCGAAACTGCCGGCACCATTGCTGGCTGAACTGGAGAAACGTGTTGATGACGACGAGGCGTGCGCCGCGTTTGGCATCGAATACGCCACCCGCCAATGCGCCGATTTGCTGCGGAACGGTGCGCCCGGCATCCACTTCTACACGCTCAACAAGGCCGCGGCCACGACGGCCATCCTGAAAAACCTGGCGCTGGCATAG
- a CDS encoding Hsp20/alpha crystallin family protein — translation MSNVMQKEKNEVSSQPKRQEYVLPEVNIYEEKDGYTLEAEMPGVNKDGLEILLEGTELTLVGHRNPPAIVGGVILHESRTADYRRVFELDPAIDTARIAAKMNQGVLTLTLPKSERVKPRKITVND, via the coding sequence ATGAGCAACGTGATGCAAAAGGAAAAGAATGAGGTTTCTTCACAGCCGAAACGGCAGGAATACGTTCTGCCCGAGGTGAACATCTACGAGGAAAAGGACGGCTACACGCTGGAAGCCGAAATGCCCGGCGTGAACAAGGATGGGCTCGAAATCCTGTTGGAAGGCACGGAACTGACCCTTGTCGGCCATCGCAATCCGCCCGCCATCGTGGGCGGCGTCATCCTCCACGAAAGCCGCACGGCTGATTACCGTCGCGTGTTCGAACTGGATCCCGCCATCGACACCGCACGGATCGCCGCCAAAATGAATCAGGGCGTGCTGACCCTGACTTTGCCCAAGTCGGAACGCGTGAAGCCGCGCAAGATCACCGTGAACGACTGA